A single genomic interval of Amycolatopsis albispora harbors:
- a CDS encoding penicillin acylase family protein, whose translation MRRRVGTFLGLGALAATLAVVPPQLAGTAAAQAPPPIDFCLDQCADILPPGQNGNATLAEILAHRALGTRPAHSADQLGKYADLGANYRGLTTDTIGEFFNDASFGVPPEEVESTIKPRADVTIVRDKATGIPHITGTTRAGTEFGAGYAAAQDRLWLMDVMRRVGRGQLSSFAGGAQGNRDLERQFFASAPYTEEELQRQIDEVKNSGPRGAQGFADATAYVEGINKYISESHAGRYFPGEYVLTGHVDAITNAGKIEPFKLTDMVVLSSVVGAQFGGGGGGEVQAAIAKLAIQERYGIEEGEKVWRGLRAENDPETVNTLHDGQSFPYGKTPANPQGVAMPEPGSVSPQQTVFDEVGGQGASAKPAAPAEQEPARDMFRDGVLPSNLLSEKHGMSNALVVSGQHTESGHPVAVFGPQTSYFAPQLLMLQELQGPGISARGASFAGVSLYVLLGRGQDYSWSATSANQDIIDTYALELCEPSGAPATKESNAYLFNGQCTPMEIIERRNSWQPTIADGTPAGSYTLRAFRTKYGPVTHRAVVEGKPVAYAALRSSYFHEVDALIGFQEFNDPDAVKSAADFQRAASHINYTFNWFYADAQDTAYYNSGANPVRHPAADPSMPIKAGAGLEWRNWNAATNRADYTPFEQHPNSINQDYYISWNNAQAKDYAASGYEKSSVHRGDLLDRRVRALIDSGTKVTRVNLTQAMAEAGLADLRAEKVLPQLLRVIDTAAVTDPAAAAALAKLKDWRGRGALRAETSPGSKAYADADAIKIMDAWWPLLVRAQFEPGLGKPAFDAMTGVLKINESPSGWQNEVPGKHVGQGHQGSAYQAGWWGYVHKDLRAILGDQVAGPLGAEYCGGGDVAKCRTILLDTVKQAAAQPISEVYPGDGDCAAGDQWCADSLIHRPLGGITHDKISTQNRPTYQQVVEFAARRGADVSNTALGAKATATSHETGWYHSPPANAVDGKPGTRWASDWSDRQSITVDYGSVKPVARAVLRWEAAYGRDYRLLVSDDGTNWREVASVVNGDGGVDTVTFTRTDARYLRMEGVRRGTDYGYSLYELESYAY comes from the coding sequence ATGCGCCGACGCGTCGGGACGTTTCTCGGATTGGGTGCACTGGCGGCGACGCTGGCAGTGGTGCCACCGCAACTGGCGGGGACGGCGGCCGCGCAGGCGCCCCCACCGATCGACTTCTGCCTCGACCAGTGCGCTGACATCCTGCCGCCCGGCCAGAACGGCAACGCCACGCTCGCCGAGATCCTGGCGCACCGGGCGCTCGGCACCCGGCCCGCGCATTCGGCCGACCAACTCGGCAAGTACGCCGACCTCGGCGCGAACTACCGCGGGCTGACCACCGACACCATCGGCGAGTTCTTCAACGACGCCTCCTTCGGCGTGCCGCCGGAGGAGGTGGAGAGCACCATCAAGCCGCGCGCCGACGTCACCATCGTGCGTGACAAGGCGACCGGCATCCCGCACATCACCGGCACCACCCGCGCCGGAACCGAGTTCGGCGCCGGCTACGCCGCCGCGCAGGACCGCCTGTGGCTGATGGACGTGATGCGCCGCGTCGGCCGCGGTCAGCTGTCCTCGTTCGCCGGTGGCGCGCAGGGCAACCGCGACCTGGAGCGCCAGTTCTTCGCGAGCGCGCCCTACACCGAGGAAGAACTGCAGCGGCAGATCGACGAGGTGAAGAACTCGGGACCGCGTGGTGCGCAGGGCTTCGCCGACGCGACCGCCTACGTCGAGGGCATCAACAAGTACATCAGCGAGTCGCACGCGGGCCGGTACTTCCCGGGCGAGTACGTGCTGACCGGGCACGTCGACGCGATCACGAACGCGGGCAAGATCGAGCCGTTCAAGCTGACCGACATGGTGGTGCTGTCCTCGGTGGTCGGCGCGCAGTTCGGCGGTGGTGGTGGCGGCGAGGTCCAGGCCGCGATCGCGAAGCTGGCGATCCAGGAGCGCTACGGCATCGAGGAGGGCGAGAAGGTCTGGCGCGGCCTGCGTGCCGAGAACGACCCGGAAACGGTGAACACCCTGCACGACGGGCAGAGCTTCCCGTACGGCAAGACCCCGGCGAACCCGCAGGGCGTGGCGATGCCGGAACCGGGTTCGGTCAGTCCACAGCAGACGGTTTTCGACGAGGTCGGCGGCCAGGGCGCGTCGGCGAAGCCCGCCGCGCCCGCCGAGCAGGAACCGGCCCGCGACATGTTCCGCGACGGCGTGCTCCCGTCGAACCTGCTCAGCGAGAAGCACGGCATGTCCAACGCGCTGGTGGTTTCCGGGCAGCACACCGAAAGCGGGCACCCGGTGGCCGTGTTCGGCCCGCAGACCAGCTACTTCGCGCCGCAGCTGCTGATGCTGCAGGAACTCCAGGGCCCGGGGATCAGCGCGCGCGGTGCCTCCTTCGCCGGGGTCAGCCTGTACGTGCTGCTCGGCCGCGGCCAGGACTATTCGTGGAGCGCGACCAGCGCCAACCAGGACATCATCGACACCTACGCGCTGGAGCTGTGCGAGCCGTCGGGCGCACCGGCCACCAAGGAGTCGAACGCCTACCTGTTCAACGGCCAGTGCACGCCGATGGAGATCATCGAGCGCAGGAACTCGTGGCAGCCGACGATCGCCGACGGCACCCCGGCCGGTTCGTACACGCTGCGGGCCTTCCGCACCAAGTACGGGCCGGTCACGCACCGCGCCGTCGTCGAAGGCAAGCCGGTCGCCTACGCGGCCCTGCGCAGCAGCTACTTCCACGAGGTCGACGCGCTGATCGGGTTCCAGGAGTTCAACGACCCGGACGCGGTGAAGTCGGCGGCGGACTTCCAGCGCGCGGCCTCGCACATCAACTACACGTTCAACTGGTTCTACGCCGACGCGCAGGACACCGCCTACTACAACTCGGGCGCGAACCCGGTGCGCCACCCGGCGGCCGATCCGAGCATGCCGATCAAGGCGGGTGCCGGGCTGGAGTGGCGGAACTGGAACGCGGCCACCAACCGCGCCGACTACACCCCGTTCGAGCAGCACCCGAACTCGATCAACCAGGACTACTACATCAGCTGGAACAACGCGCAGGCCAAGGACTACGCGGCCAGCGGGTACGAGAAGTCCTCGGTGCACCGCGGTGATCTGCTCGACCGCCGGGTCAGGGCGCTGATCGACAGCGGCACCAAGGTGACCAGGGTGAACCTGACCCAGGCGATGGCCGAGGCCGGGCTGGCGGACCTGCGGGCGGAGAAGGTGCTGCCGCAGCTGCTGCGCGTGATCGACACCGCGGCGGTCACCGATCCGGCCGCCGCGGCCGCGCTGGCCAAGTTGAAGGACTGGCGGGGCCGGGGCGCGCTGCGGGCGGAAACCAGCCCGGGCAGCAAGGCCTACGCCGACGCGGACGCGATCAAGATCATGGACGCCTGGTGGCCGCTGCTGGTCCGCGCGCAGTTCGAGCCGGGGCTGGGCAAGCCCGCCTTCGACGCGATGACCGGCGTGCTGAAGATCAACGAGTCGCCGTCGGGCTGGCAGAACGAGGTGCCGGGCAAGCACGTCGGCCAGGGGCACCAGGGTTCGGCGTACCAGGCGGGCTGGTGGGGTTACGTGCACAAGGACCTCCGCGCGATCCTCGGCGACCAGGTCGCGGGCCCGCTCGGCGCCGAGTACTGCGGTGGCGGGGACGTGGCGAAGTGCCGGACGATCCTGCTCGACACCGTGAAGCAGGCCGCCGCGCAGCCGATCAGCGAGGTCTACCCCGGCGACGGCGACTGCGCTGCGGGTGACCAGTGGTGTGCCGACTCGCTGATCCACCGCCCGCTCGGCGGCATCACGCACGACAAGATCAGCACCCAGAACCGGCCGACCTACCAGCAGGTGGTGGAGTTCGCGGCCCGCCGCGGCGCCGACGTGTCGAACACCGCGCTGGGCGCGAAGGCGACCGCCACCAGCCACGAAACCGGCTGGTACCACTCGCCGCCCGCCAACGCGGTGGACGGCAAGCCCGGCACGCGCTGGGCCAGCGACTGGTCGGACCGGCAGTCGATCACCGTCGACTACGGCTCGGTCAAGCCGGTGGCGCGCGCGGTGCTGCGCTGGGAAGCCGCCTACGGCCGCGACTACCGGCTCCTGGTTTCGGACGACGGGACCAACTGGCGCGAGGTGGCGTCCGTCGTCAATGGCGACGGTGGCGTGGACACCGTCACGTTCACCCGGACCGACGCCCGTTACCTGCGAATGGAGGGTGTCCGGCGGGGCACGGACTACGGATACTCGTTGTACGAACTGGAGTCATACGCTTACTGA
- a CDS encoding FKBP-type peptidyl-prolyl cis-trans isomerase codes for MALEKPEVEAPEGPPPAELTVHDLSEGDGPQAQAGNTVSVHYVGVAYSTGEEFDASWNRGQTLDFPLGAGYVIPGWDQGVAGMKVGGRRRLTIPPHLAYGDRGAGGKIKPGETLIFVVDLVGVS; via the coding sequence ATGGCACTGGAGAAGCCCGAGGTCGAGGCCCCGGAGGGGCCGCCGCCCGCCGAGCTGACCGTGCACGACCTGAGCGAGGGCGACGGTCCGCAGGCCCAGGCCGGGAACACGGTTTCCGTGCACTACGTGGGGGTCGCGTACTCCACCGGTGAAGAGTTCGACGCTTCGTGGAACCGCGGGCAGACGCTGGACTTCCCGCTCGGCGCCGGGTACGTCATCCCCGGCTGGGACCAGGGTGTCGCCGGCATGAAGGTGGGCGGGCGCCGCCGGCTGACCATCCCGCCGCACCTGGCCTACGGCGATCGCGGCGCGGGCGGCAAGATCAAGCCGGGCGAGACGCTGATCTTCGTGGTCGACCTGGTCGGCGTCAGCTAG
- a CDS encoding serine/threonine-protein kinase — MSSPDWVLPGFTELAPLGAGSFGRVVLARHDQSGTEVAIKYLYARYLGDPEHLGRFREEARQAARVISPHVAKLHEFVERPEGAAIVMEAVPGVSLKAVLAEGPLEPEAALAVLKGSLLGLAAAHAAGTVHRDYKPDNVLVGADRQSKLVDFGLAVLAGATGVPAGTPAYMAPEQWSYSVATPSTDVYAATCVFFQSVTGERPYAADDSTVLRDLHEYAPIPFGQAPEPIRELIRHGMAKKPEERPANAAEFVSEVERAARAGYGEDWEDRGTARLARRAAAVMALSPVAMLAAAAQLAPATGAMAGSGTAASVGAGAGKAVLGSTAAKVVAGVATLAVLAGAGAAVIIANQDDPPPPEPAPIAAPAAQPGPRFTIQNATRAVPDTPISVPVQHGQVTGLPDPDVERKVNEALRQPDERFGGYLMSSLGPNTPANATGTAQFRMQGPRLVSLRHDFSSPGGEVTVAPMAVTVDLETGAIVEISDFFADVGDDGAGRLQERIAGRIADCPGVRPFDRNSFRAVNSAPPVVQPIAAADGLDLMLNLGQACGVREVVVPYAELADLLNPAFAAKLPPGTVPATPATQAPPKSSQKPSGAEPVPHTVQGAAIVLDRYFHAVGAKNTTVVCDISAPAWEDESGSCPELFQVLFDHLSPQDLAKAKSAKTDPGKLRADGPNRIIAPPAALVPMTGINDQDGFVLEWRQNTWKIVD, encoded by the coding sequence ATGAGTTCACCGGACTGGGTGCTGCCGGGCTTCACCGAACTGGCGCCGCTCGGCGCCGGCTCGTTCGGGCGGGTCGTGCTCGCCCGGCACGACCAGTCCGGCACCGAGGTCGCGATCAAATACCTCTACGCGCGCTACCTCGGCGATCCGGAGCACCTCGGCCGCTTCCGCGAAGAGGCCCGGCAGGCGGCCCGGGTGATCAGCCCGCACGTGGCCAAGCTGCACGAATTCGTGGAACGGCCGGAAGGCGCGGCCATCGTGATGGAGGCCGTGCCGGGGGTGTCGCTGAAGGCGGTGCTCGCCGAAGGTCCGCTCGAACCGGAAGCCGCGCTCGCCGTGCTGAAGGGCTCGCTGCTCGGGCTGGCCGCGGCACACGCGGCGGGCACCGTGCACCGCGACTACAAGCCGGACAACGTGCTGGTCGGCGCGGACCGGCAGAGCAAGCTGGTCGACTTCGGCCTCGCCGTACTGGCCGGGGCCACCGGCGTCCCGGCGGGCACGCCCGCGTACATGGCGCCCGAGCAGTGGTCCTACTCGGTGGCCACGCCGTCCACCGACGTCTACGCGGCGACGTGCGTGTTCTTCCAGAGCGTCACCGGGGAACGGCCGTACGCCGCCGACGATTCGACCGTGCTGCGCGACCTGCACGAGTACGCGCCGATCCCGTTCGGGCAGGCACCGGAACCGATCCGCGAGCTGATCCGGCACGGCATGGCGAAGAAGCCGGAGGAACGCCCGGCCAACGCCGCCGAGTTCGTGTCCGAAGTGGAGCGTGCGGCCCGCGCCGGGTACGGCGAGGACTGGGAGGACCGCGGCACCGCCCGGCTGGCCCGCCGCGCGGCCGCGGTGATGGCGTTGTCGCCGGTGGCGATGCTCGCGGCCGCCGCCCAGCTGGCCCCGGCCACCGGCGCGATGGCGGGCAGCGGCACCGCGGCCTCGGTCGGCGCGGGCGCGGGCAAGGCGGTGCTCGGCAGCACCGCGGCGAAGGTGGTCGCCGGGGTGGCCACGCTCGCCGTGCTGGCCGGGGCGGGTGCCGCGGTGATCATCGCGAACCAGGACGACCCGCCACCGCCAGAGCCGGCGCCGATCGCCGCGCCCGCCGCGCAGCCCGGCCCGCGGTTCACCATCCAGAACGCCACGCGTGCCGTGCCGGACACGCCGATCTCGGTGCCGGTGCAGCACGGCCAGGTGACCGGGCTGCCAGACCCGGACGTGGAGCGCAAGGTGAACGAGGCACTGCGCCAGCCGGACGAACGCTTCGGCGGTTACCTGATGTCCTCGCTCGGCCCGAACACCCCGGCCAATGCCACCGGCACCGCGCAGTTCCGCATGCAGGGGCCGCGGCTGGTCTCGCTGCGGCACGACTTCAGCTCGCCGGGCGGGGAGGTCACGGTGGCGCCGATGGCGGTCACGGTGGACCTGGAAACCGGCGCGATCGTCGAGATCTCCGACTTCTTCGCCGACGTCGGCGACGACGGCGCGGGCCGCCTGCAGGAGCGGATCGCCGGGCGCATCGCCGACTGCCCCGGTGTCCGGCCGTTCGACCGGAACAGCTTCCGCGCGGTGAACAGCGCGCCGCCGGTGGTCCAGCCGATCGCCGCCGCCGACGGGCTGGACCTGATGCTGAACCTGGGGCAGGCCTGCGGCGTCCGCGAGGTGGTGGTGCCCTATGCCGAACTCGCCGACCTGCTGAACCCGGCGTTCGCGGCGAAGCTGCCGCCGGGCACGGTTCCGGCCACGCCCGCCACTCAGGCACCGCCGAAAAGCTCGCAGAAGCCGTCCGGCGCCGAGCCGGTACCGCATACGGTGCAGGGCGCGGCGATCGTGCTCGACCGGTACTTCCACGCCGTCGGCGCGAAGAACACCACCGTCGTCTGTGACATCAGCGCCCCGGCCTGGGAGGACGAATCGGGCTCGTGCCCGGAGCTGTTCCAGGTCCTCTTCGACCACCTGAGCCCGCAGGACCTGGCGAAGGCGAAGAGCGCGAAGACCGACCCGGGCAAGCTACGCGCCGACGGCCCCAACCGCATCATCGCGCCGCCCGCCGCCCTTGTCCCCATGACCGGCATCAACGACCAGGACGGCTTCGTCCTCGAATGGCGCCAAAACACCTGGAAAATCGTCGACTAG
- a CDS encoding DUF3662 and FHA domain-containing protein has protein sequence MGRAKRFDRRLEGLVGNTFARMFGGNVVTQEVAQALERESEDNVRELAGGRELAPNHYIVSLGPTDHDRMAGDEQRVTRVLAEAVAEHLAEQGWDTYGDVVVSLERNEALHTGQFKTRSSVDPDVKASEITAPGNGSPGRSARPSNAGDPAMSQPPGYGQYDQGDPYGQQGQYGYGQQGQPGYDQGGYGGQQPGYDQGGYGGQPGYDQGGYGGGQPGYDQGGYGGQQPGYDQGGYGGGQPGYDQGGYGGQQPGYDQGGYGGGQPGYDQGGYGGGQPGYDQGGYGGQPGYDQGGAQPGYDQGGYGGQQPYGQPAAPDPYAQAGYQPPATQSGNRQLAASLQLDDGSNRSYSLKQGGNVVGRGQDADFRLPDTGVSRRHLEITWDGQSATLADIGSTNGTTVNGTPVQTWQLADGDVIRVGHSSLVFRTQG, from the coding sequence GTGGGCCGCGCTAAGCGTTTTGATAGGCGCCTGGAGGGCCTGGTGGGGAACACCTTCGCGCGCATGTTCGGTGGCAATGTCGTCACTCAGGAAGTGGCGCAGGCACTGGAGCGTGAGAGTGAGGACAACGTTCGTGAGCTGGCCGGCGGCCGTGAGCTCGCGCCCAACCACTACATCGTGTCGCTGGGCCCGACCGATCACGACCGGATGGCCGGTGACGAACAACGCGTCACCCGCGTGCTCGCCGAAGCGGTGGCGGAGCATCTCGCCGAGCAGGGGTGGGACACCTATGGTGACGTCGTAGTTTCGCTCGAGCGCAACGAGGCGCTGCATACTGGACAGTTCAAGACACGCTCGTCCGTCGATCCCGATGTCAAGGCCAGTGAGATCACCGCCCCTGGCAACGGAAGCCCTGGACGGTCAGCACGACCCAGCAACGCAGGAGACCCAGCAATGAGCCAGCCCCCCGGCTACGGCCAATACGACCAGGGTGACCCGTACGGCCAGCAGGGCCAGTACGGCTACGGACAGCAGGGCCAGCCCGGGTACGACCAGGGCGGCTACGGCGGCCAGCAGCCCGGCTACGACCAAGGCGGCTACGGCGGCCAGCCGGGTTACGACCAGGGCGGGTACGGCGGTGGTCAGCCGGGTTACGACCAGGGTGGCTACGGCGGCCAGCAGCCCGGGTACGACCAGGGTGGATATGGCGGTGGTCAGCCGGGTTACGACCAGGGTGGCTACGGCGGCCAGCAGCCCGGCTATGACCAGGGCGGGTACGGCGGTGGCCAGCCCGGCTACGACCAGGGCGGCTACGGCGGTGGCCAGCCGGGTTACGACCAAGGCGGCTACGGCGGCCAGCCCGGGTACGACCAGGGCGGTGCCCAGCCGGGCTACGACCAGGGCGGGTACGGCGGTCAGCAGCCGTACGGCCAGCCCGCGGCGCCGGACCCGTACGCGCAGGCCGGGTACCAGCCGCCCGCCACGCAGAGCGGCAACCGCCAGCTCGCCGCGAGCCTGCAGCTCGACGACGGCTCGAACCGCAGCTACTCGCTCAAGCAGGGCGGCAACGTGGTGGGCCGCGGCCAGGACGCCGACTTCCGGCTGCCGGACACCGGGGTTTCCCGGCGGCACCTGGAGATCACCTGGGACGGCCAGAGCGCCACGCTCGCCGACATCGGGTCCACCAACGGGACCACGGTGAACGGCACCCCGGTGCAGACCTGGCAGCTGGCCGACGGCGACGTGATCAGGGTCGGCCACTCGTCTCTGGTGTTCCGCACACAGGGCTGA
- a CDS encoding FHA domain-containing protein FhaB/FipA, which translates to MPELVVQLTRVGFLVLLWLFVLAALRVVRSDLYAASGLRVALPSLRRNKEKKPPRGGKVPRQMVVTHGALAGTRIALDGRPILIGRADDSTLVLDDDYASTRHARLSLRGEDWYVEDLGSTNGTYLDRAKVTAPLRVPLGVPIRIGKTVIELRP; encoded by the coding sequence GTGCCAGAGCTGGTCGTCCAACTGACCAGGGTGGGATTTCTCGTCCTGCTCTGGCTGTTCGTGCTGGCCGCGCTGCGGGTGGTCCGCTCCGATCTCTACGCGGCGTCGGGCCTGCGGGTGGCGTTGCCGAGCCTGCGGCGGAACAAGGAGAAGAAGCCACCGCGTGGCGGGAAGGTGCCCCGGCAGATGGTCGTCACGCACGGTGCGCTGGCCGGCACGCGGATCGCGCTGGACGGGCGCCCGATCCTGATCGGGCGCGCCGACGACTCGACGCTGGTGCTCGACGACGACTACGCCTCGACCCGGCACGCTCGCCTTTCACTGCGTGGGGAAGACTGGTACGTGGAAGATCTGGGCTCGACGAACGGGACCTACCTCGACCGGGCTAAGGTCACAGCACCCCTCCGAGTACCTCTCGGGGTCCCCATCCGGATCGGCAAGACGGTGATCGAGCTTCGCCCATGA
- a CDS encoding PP2C family protein-serine/threonine phosphatase has protein sequence MTLVLRYAARSDRGLVRSNNQDSVYAGPRLLALADGMGGHAAGEVASKVVIASLAPLDDDEPGDDLLSQLRDAVAAGNGAIAELVANDPDLDGMGTTLTAVLFSGSRLGLVHVGDSRAYLLRDGQFTQITRDDSFVNELLEQGRITEEEAATHPQRSLLLKALTGHEVEPSLTVREARAGDRYLVCSDGLSGMVSDETMAEAMRIPDPQDCADRMIELALKGGGTDNVTVIIADVVDVDYGENAPIVGGAAGDGSDDYNHQGDSPAARARALTAPPPQPRRQDSPPPPDPKARRRKLFRIFGVLILVLIVLAAGTIATRYWVLSQYYVGAGPNDEVVIYQGVSGSVLGLDLQEQVEDSCAPGANLCDRLLLSDLQEAPREDVRNGVRMDSLAAARDYIDSLWDKRLPICPEPPSQGGGIPGEVPGSGGGLIGGFGAQQQTPVQPPPSSVPPPEQSSAPVDTPSPDRPGVDCRLATGGVR, from the coding sequence ATGACCCTCGTCCTCCGCTACGCGGCCCGCAGCGACCGTGGCCTGGTTCGATCCAACAACCAGGACTCCGTCTACGCCGGCCCCCGCCTGCTCGCCCTGGCCGACGGCATGGGCGGGCACGCCGCCGGTGAAGTCGCCAGCAAGGTCGTCATCGCGTCCCTCGCGCCGCTGGACGACGACGAACCCGGTGACGACCTGCTCTCGCAGCTGCGGGACGCGGTCGCCGCCGGCAACGGCGCCATCGCCGAACTGGTCGCCAACGACCCCGACCTGGACGGCATGGGCACCACGCTCACCGCGGTGCTGTTCTCCGGTTCGCGGCTCGGCCTGGTGCACGTCGGCGACTCCCGCGCCTACCTGCTGCGTGACGGGCAGTTCACCCAGATCACGCGCGACGACAGCTTCGTCAACGAGCTGCTCGAGCAGGGCCGCATCACCGAGGAGGAGGCGGCCACCCACCCGCAGCGCTCGCTGCTGCTCAAGGCGCTGACCGGCCACGAGGTGGAGCCGAGCCTGACCGTGCGGGAAGCCCGCGCCGGCGACCGCTACCTGGTCTGCTCCGACGGGCTGTCCGGCATGGTCAGCGACGAGACCATGGCCGAGGCCATGCGCATCCCGGACCCGCAGGACTGCGCGGACCGGATGATCGAGCTGGCGCTCAAGGGCGGCGGCACGGACAACGTCACGGTGATCATCGCCGACGTGGTGGACGTCGACTACGGCGAGAACGCGCCGATCGTCGGCGGGGCCGCCGGTGACGGCAGTGACGACTACAACCACCAGGGCGACTCCCCGGCCGCGCGGGCCAGGGCGCTGACCGCGCCCCCGCCCCAGCCGCGGCGCCAGGACTCCCCGCCGCCCCCGGACCCCAAGGCCAGGCGGCGGAAGCTGTTCCGCATCTTCGGGGTGCTGATCCTGGTGCTGATCGTGCTGGCCGCGGGCACCATCGCGACCAGGTACTGGGTGCTGAGCCAGTACTACGTCGGCGCGGGCCCGAACGACGAGGTGGTCATCTACCAGGGGGTGTCCGGCAGCGTGCTGGGTCTGGACCTGCAGGAGCAGGTGGAGGACTCGTGTGCGCCCGGCGCCAACCTGTGCGACCGGCTGCTGCTGTCGGACCTGCAGGAGGCCCCGCGCGAGGACGTGCGCAACGGGGTCCGGATGGACAGCCTGGCCGCCGCGCGCGACTACATCGACTCGCTGTGGGACAAGCGGCTGCCGATCTGCCCCGAGCCCCCGAGCCAGGGCGGCGGCATCCCGGGTGAGGTCCCGGGCTCCGGTGGCGGCCTGATCGGCGGCTTCGGCGCGCAGCAGCAGACGCCGGTGCAGCCGCCGCCGTCCTCGGTTCCCCCGCCGGAACAGTCCTCCGCGCCGGTGGACACCCCCAGCCCGGATCGCCCGGGGGTGGACTGCCGGCTCGCCACGGGCGGCGTCCGCTGA
- a CDS encoding FtsW/RodA/SpoVE family cell cycle protein, with product MGQPNSDPAGQYVTNPPRDLPTRRGTELAMLGFASFIVTAAFMLVEANQEQELSFAILWYGLAYMAILTVAHLAVRKWAPYADPLILPCVALLNGLGLVMIYRIDLARAEKALQAGREFSANAPKQVMWTVIALALFLAVLIIIKDHRTLTRYAYTFGLVGIIALALPALLPSSLSEVNGAKVWLKLGIFSIQPGEFAKILLMIFFASFLVSKRDLFMAAGKRVLGIELPRARDLGPILIAAVACLGILVFEKDLGTSLLFFGVVLMMLYVATERIIWVVVGLSLFAVGALIAFQLFTHVKTRVANWLDPFADPTGDGFQIVQALFGLGTGGIGGTGLGAGRPEMVPESSTDFITAAIGEELGFIGLCAILMVYLILAMRGMRSALAVRDTFGKLLGGGLSFAIVMQLFVIVGGVTKLIPMTGITTPFLSYGGSSLLANYILVALLLRISDAARRPQTSAKPRPQQQAPLAEAHTVMVERPK from the coding sequence ATGGGCCAGCCCAACTCCGATCCCGCCGGTCAGTACGTCACCAATCCCCCGCGTGACCTGCCGACCCGCCGCGGAACGGAACTGGCGATGCTGGGCTTCGCCTCGTTCATCGTCACCGCGGCGTTCATGCTGGTGGAGGCGAACCAGGAGCAGGAGCTCAGCTTCGCCATTCTCTGGTACGGCCTGGCGTACATGGCGATCCTCACCGTGGCGCACCTCGCCGTGCGCAAGTGGGCGCCCTACGCCGACCCGCTGATCCTGCCGTGCGTGGCCCTGCTCAACGGCCTGGGCCTGGTGATGATCTACCGGATCGACCTGGCCAGGGCGGAGAAGGCGCTGCAGGCCGGGCGCGAGTTCTCGGCGAACGCGCCCAAGCAGGTGATGTGGACGGTCATCGCGCTGGCGTTGTTCCTGGCCGTGCTGATCATCATCAAGGACCACCGCACGCTGACCCGCTACGCCTACACCTTCGGCCTGGTCGGCATCATCGCGCTCGCCCTGCCCGCGCTGCTGCCCAGCTCGCTGTCCGAGGTCAACGGCGCGAAGGTGTGGCTGAAGCTCGGCATCTTCTCCATCCAGCCCGGTGAGTTCGCGAAGATCCTGCTGATGATCTTCTTCGCGTCCTTCCTGGTGTCGAAGCGCGACCTGTTCATGGCGGCGGGCAAGCGGGTGCTGGGCATCGAGCTGCCGCGTGCCCGCGACCTCGGCCCGATCCTGATCGCCGCGGTGGCCTGCCTCGGCATCCTGGTCTTCGAGAAGGACCTGGGCACCTCGCTGCTGTTCTTCGGCGTGGTGCTGATGATGCTGTACGTGGCCACCGAGCGGATCATCTGGGTGGTCGTCGGGCTGAGCCTGTTCGCCGTCGGCGCGCTGATCGCCTTCCAGCTGTTCACCCACGTCAAGACCCGGGTGGCGAACTGGCTGGACCCGTTCGCCGACCCGACCGGCGACGGCTTCCAGATCGTGCAGGCGCTGTTCGGCCTCGGCACCGGCGGGATCGGCGGCACCGGCCTCGGCGCCGGGCGGCCGGAGATGGTGCCCGAGTCGAGCACCGACTTCATCACCGCGGCGATCGGCGAGGAGCTCGGCTTCATCGGGCTCTGCGCGATCCTGATGGTCTACCTGATCCTCGCGATGCGCGGCATGCGCAGCGCGCTCGCCGTGCGCGACACCTTCGGGAAGCTGCTCGGCGGCGGCCTGTCCTTCGCCATCGTGATGCAGCTCTTCGTGATCGTCGGCGGCGTCACCAAGCTGATCCCGATGACCGGTATCACCACGCCGTTCCTGTCCTACGGTGGTTCGTCGCTGCTGGCGAACTACATCCTGGTCGCCCTGCTGCTGCGGATCTCCGATGCCGCACGGCGCCCGCAGACCAGCGCGAAGCCGCGCCCGCAGCAGCAGGCGCCGCTGGCCGAAGCCCATACGGTGATGGTGGAGCGTCCGAAATGA